Part of the Gracilimonas sp. genome is shown below.
GTATCAGCGGGTGATGGCCGTTCCTTTATATATAGGTTTGAAGAAAAGGTTTTTCGCAGATGAAATTTCCGACAATTTCAGAGTGTATAGCTCGCTGAGTGCAGGACCTACTTTCGCTGTTTCCTATGCCTATTTTAATGATGTAACCGAAAATGGTTTTCGTGAAAATGATACCGGAATTTATGGCCGGTCAGAAAGAGTGAACGATGTATTTTCCGGTTGGGGTGATTCAGAAACCCACTGGGGTTTTGGCGGGGAATTTGTAATAGGGGTTGATTTCGGAGAGAAGTTTGCCAACCTGTCGAGTGTACAGTTTGGTTATACGATGAATTACTTCTCGGATGGAATACAGGTGCTGGAGCCTTGCCAGCCCGACTTAAGCAGGATCAATCAGCAGCCTGTTAACCCATGTGGATTTTCAGATATAAATGCGGTTCCGGTTCTTTTGGGAGATGGGAGCGTAGGTCAGGCTCCGCTTGAAAAAGCCAACGATCCCCGAAAATATTTCGGGACCGCCCAGATCTCCTTTATCTTCGGGTGGATGTGGTAGCCTAAACACCCGCCACTACTTTACCAAACCATTGGTCCGGATTTGATAGGCTGTCAATAACCAAATCCGGTTCATGTTCAGCTAATTCATCTCTGCTGTATTTTCCGGTCGTTACTGCTACACACTTCATGCCGGCTTTGTTGGCGCATTCAACATCCCGGGGAGTGTCACCCAAGATTATAAAACGAGATGGATCAGGTTTGGTATCGTAAAGTTTATGAAACTGATCCATTGCAATATGAGGCAGTTTATTTCTGTCTTTTTCCAACTCACCGAAGGCACCAAAAGAAAAATCCCGGTTAATATCTGCTGCCTGCAATTTGATTTGGGCCGCTTGTGGGTAGTTACCGGTTAAAAGTCCACAGATGAAATCCCCTTCAAAAAAATACTCCAGCGCTTCATCGATATGTGGAAGCCGGGTTACCATTTCCTTTTTTTTGAGCAGTAGATTCTCCAAATAATCGAGATAGAGTGATTTATACTGCTGATATAATTCTTCATCATAATCATGATTGACTAAGAACGAAGTGAAGATATCGTGATCTGTTCTACCCGAAAATGAATCGTTTTCCATATCCGGATAGTCAATTCCGAGTTCATCCAGAATTCTGCGAAGGTGGGTTCGGTTATAGCTGCTGTTTACTGAGAGAAGGGTGCCGTCGATATCAAAAAGGATAATCCAGGGATGTGAAGACAAAGCTAAAAATGGTTTTGAGTTAATATAATCTTCAACAAAGTTACGAAAGTTCATGTGAAATGGCTTTAAGTACATGTTAAATCGTAGTACCTTTATTGACTAATCTCACTAACTATTAATCGGAGAAATTATAATGAGTTTTATTGAAGACGTTCATGCAAGACAAGTGATCGATTCGCGGGGTAACCCAACCGTAGAGGTAGATGTAACTTTGGATACGGGTACCGTTGGTCGGGCTGCCGTTCCCTCAGGCGCATCAACAGGTGAACATGAAGCTGTTGAATTACGCGATGGAGACAAGGATTACTATTTGGGTAAAAGTGTTTTAAAAGCGGTTGATAACGTAAATACGATCATAGCTGAAGAATTTCGTGGTCTTTCTGTTTTTGGGCAGATTGATTTAGACGACTTGCTGCTGGAGCTGGACGGAACCCCGAATAAAGCCAAGCTTGGTGCAAACGCCATCCTTGGTGTATCTATGGCAACTGCTAAAGCTGCAGCTGAAGAATTGGGAATGCCGCTTTGGAGATATGTTGGCGGAGTGAATGCCAAAGTAATGCCGCTGCCGATGATGAATATCATTAACGGAGGCTCCCACGCCGATAACAGCGTGGACCTGCAGGAGTTTATGATTATGCCGGCAGGAGCTCAGTCGTTCAGTAACGCCCTTCAAATTGGAGCTGAAGTATTTCATAACTTGAAAAAAGTGCTGTCTGATAAAGGATACAGCACCGCTGTAGGGGATGAAGGTGGTTTTGCTCCAAACCTGAAATCCAATGAAGAAGCGGTTGAGGTAATTCTGACTGCCATTGAGAAAGCCGGTTATACTCCGGAAGAAGATGTACTGATTGCTCTCGACCCGGCTGCTTCTGAGTTTTATAACACCGAGTCCGGTTTGTATGAATTCAAATGGAGTGACGGTTCCAAAAAAGATACCGATGCCATGGTTGAGTTCTGGAGTGAGTGGGTAGAAAAATACCCGATTATCTCTATTGAAGACGGACTAGCTGAAAACGACTGGGATGCCTGGAAAAAGCTTACGGAAGCGGTAGGCGATAAAGTACAGCTTGTTGGTGATGACTTGTTTGTGACCAATACTGAGCGTTTGGCAACCGGAATTGAACGGGGCATTGCAAATTCCATTCTTATCAAAGTAAACCAGATTGGTACAATTACCGAAACCCTGGATGCCATAGAAATGGCTCACAAGAATGGCTACACCGCCGTTATTTCTCACCGTTCTGGTGAAACGGAAGACGTGACCATCGCGGATCTTGCCGTGGCCACCAATGCCGGCCAGATTAAAACCGGTTCCATGAGCCGTACCGACCGAATTGCAAAATACAATCAGCTGATTCGTATTGAAGAACAGCTGGGCGATTCAGCCATTTTCCTGGGTCATGACGCCTTTGGACTCTAAAAAACCCAGGTACTTAACACAAAGAAAGCCGTCACATTAGTGATGGCTTTTTTTATGCAGTTTTGTTAAATGTGGGTCATGGAAATTTTATTCTTCATCATCGGAAGTTTTGTATTCGGGCTTGGGGTGTACTTGATTTATGACCACATCAGCTATGTGCGGATTTCCGCAGAAACCAGGGGAAAAATAATCGGTTTTAAAACCTCCTCCGGATCCAAAGGCAGCACCATTTATAACCCGGTAGTGCAAAGTTATTTTGGGGAATTTACCGGAAGATACGGGAGCAGCAATCCTTCATATCAAATAGGGCAGGAAGTAGATGTTATTTACGTGGCAGGTAAAACTCCCCGTTTAAAG
Proteins encoded:
- the eno gene encoding phosphopyruvate hydratase; protein product: MSFIEDVHARQVIDSRGNPTVEVDVTLDTGTVGRAAVPSGASTGEHEAVELRDGDKDYYLGKSVLKAVDNVNTIIAEEFRGLSVFGQIDLDDLLLELDGTPNKAKLGANAILGVSMATAKAAAEELGMPLWRYVGGVNAKVMPLPMMNIINGGSHADNSVDLQEFMIMPAGAQSFSNALQIGAEVFHNLKKVLSDKGYSTAVGDEGGFAPNLKSNEEAVEVILTAIEKAGYTPEEDVLIALDPAASEFYNTESGLYEFKWSDGSKKDTDAMVEFWSEWVEKYPIISIEDGLAENDWDAWKKLTEAVGDKVQLVGDDLFVTNTERLATGIERGIANSILIKVNQIGTITETLDAIEMAHKNGYTAVISHRSGETEDVTIADLAVATNAGQIKTGSMSRTDRIAKYNQLIRIEEQLGDSAIFLGHDAFGL
- a CDS encoding HAD hydrolase-like protein; protein product: MNFRNFVEDYINSKPFLALSSHPWIILFDIDGTLLSVNSSYNRTHLRRILDELGIDYPDMENDSFSGRTDHDIFTSFLVNHDYDEELYQQYKSLYLDYLENLLLKKKEMVTRLPHIDEALEYFFEGDFICGLLTGNYPQAAQIKLQAADINRDFSFGAFGELEKDRNKLPHIAMDQFHKLYDTKPDPSRFIILGDTPRDVECANKAGMKCVAVTTGKYSRDELAEHEPDLVIDSLSNPDQWFGKVVAGV